One window of the Pyrus communis chromosome 17, drPyrComm1.1, whole genome shotgun sequence genome contains the following:
- the LOC137722504 gene encoding inositol phosphorylceramide glucuronosyltransferase 1-like — MRLKAWFVLTALVLAAAAIQQNAAFDSSSSSSRRQTSPEAYVTLLYGDEFLLGVRVLGKSIRDTGSTKDMVALVSDGVSNYAMKLLRADGWIVEKISLLANPNQVRPTRFWGVYTKLKIFNMTNYKKVVYLDADTIVVKSIEDLFKCSKFCANLKHSERLNSGVMVVEPSETLFNDMMRQVTTLPSYTGGDQGFLNSYYSDFPNAHVFEPNLSQEVRKSRPVPKMERLSTLYNADVGLYMLANKWMVDESELHVIHYTLGPLKPWDWWTSWLLKPVDVWQNVRVQLRETLPGTGGGGNPNDAFLVKFLFLLPFCALLFCYYRSCVQTKDYFGSLCRNSLYDQIKHIYYKIRSMGTLNYTVVSTSSSINPNHQTKVPVYLGGISIVVCFMAALVALALSLAIVPRQVMPWTGLLLMYEWTFTVFFILFGGYLHLIYQWGKTTAVQAGTSPSGPESVDYDSGKGHQRQASLCDNATFYYGLGMAFLAVAAPSLPCLFGITALFLRLGLMVVGGLVLASFMTYASEHLATRSFLRGFEDRDATRSRSLCLFC; from the exons ATGAGACTCAAGGCGTGGTTTGTGCTCACGGCGCTTGTGCTCGCCGCCGCCGCGATTCAACAAAACGCCGCGTTTGATTCGTCCTCGTCGTCTTCCCGGCGCCAGACTTCGCCGGAGGCTTACGTCACGCTGCTGTACGGAGATGAGTTCCTATTGGGCGTTCGAGTCCTCGGGAAATCGATACGGGACACTGGATCGACCAAGGACATGGTGGCTCTGGTCTCTGATGGCGTCTCCAATTACGCCATGAAGCTTCTCCGG GCTGATGGATGGATAGTGGAGAAGATTAGTTTATTGGCAAATCCTAATCAAGTTCGACCGACGAGGTTCTGGGGTGTCTACACAAAGCTCAAAATTTTTAACATGACAAActacaagaaag TTGTGTATCTTGATGCGGATACTATTGTTGTCAAGAGCATTGAGGATCTTTTCAAATGCAGTAAATTCTGTGCTAACTTGAAGCATTCTGAGAGGCTGAACTCTGGGGTGATGGTAGTGGAACCATCGGAAACTCTTTTTAATGACATGATGAGACAAGTGACCACTTTGCCTTCTTACACTGGAG GAGATCAGGGGTTTCTGAATTCATATTATTCTGATTTTCCAAACGCCCATGTCTTTGAGCCAAATTTATCGCAAGAGGTGCGAAAGTCTAGACCAGTTCCTAAAATGGAGCGACTTTCCACTTTATACAATGCAGATGTTGGTCTTTATATGCTGGCAAACAAG TGGATGGTAGATGAAAGTGAACTCCATGTCATTCACTATACACTGGGCCCCCTCAAACCTTGGGATTGGTGGACTTCTTGGCTTTTGAAACCGGTTGATGTCTGGCAG AATGTTAGGGTACAGCTTAGGGAAACCCTTCCAGGAACTGGAGGTGGCGGAAATCCAAATGATGCTTTTCTTGTGAAGTTTCTTTTCCTGCTACCATTTTGTGCTCTACTATTTTGTTACTATCGGTCTTGTGTTCAG ACAAAGGATTACTTTGGCTCATTGTGTAGAAATTCGTTGTATGATCAAATCAAACACATTTACTACAAAATCAGATCTATGGGGACGCTTAATTATACTGTTGTTTCTACGTCATCCTCCATCAATCCCAATCATCAG ACCAAGGTGCCGGTGTACTTGGGTGGGATCTCTATTGTTGTCTGTTTCATGGCTGCCCTGGTGGCCCTTGCCCTTTCTCTTGCAATTGTGCCTCGACAAGTTATGCCGTGGACTGGTTTACTATTGATGTACGAGTGGACATTCACAGTCTTCTTTATATTATTTGGAGGGTATCTGCATCTAATTTATCAGTGGGGAAAGACAACAGCAGTGCAAGCAGGAACTTCGCCTTCTGGTCCTGAATCAGTTGATTATGACTCTGGAAAAG GTCATCAACGGCAAGCATCTTTATGCGATAATGCTACATTCTATTATGGGCTAGGAATGGCTTTTCTGGCCGTTGCTGCGCCATCTTTGCCATGTCTTTTCGGGATAACAGCTCTATTTTTACG GCTGGGTTTGATGGTCGTCGGAGGCTTAGTTTTGGCATCTTTCATGACATATGCTTCAGAGCACCTTGCAACCAGGTCGTTTTTGAGAGGCTTCGAAGACCGAGATGCTACGAGAAGTAGGAgcttgtgtttgttttgttga